AGATGGATATGCTGCTGGCGACCGGCGAACAGCAGTCCATCGCCCTGCTGGCGATGGCGATCCATGCCTGTGGAGAAGACACCGTCTCGATGACGGGCCCGCAGGTCGGGATCATGACCGACGGCAGCTTCAGCAAGGCGCGGATCCATCGCGTCAATGACGCCCGCATCCGCGAGGAGCTGGGCGCAGGGAGGGTTGTCGTCGTCGCCGGGTTCCAGGGCTCCACGGTGGACGGTCACATCACGACGTTG
This Candidatus Poribacteria bacterium DNA region includes the following protein-coding sequences:
- a CDS encoding aspartate kinase is translated as MSLVVQKYGGSSVADPEKIMNVARRVVATRREGNDVVVVVSAMGKTTDGLIALAKQVHDDPPEREMDMLLATGEQQSIALLAMAIHACGEDTVSMTGPQVGIMTDGSFSKARIHRVNDARIREELGAGRVVVVAGFQGSTVDGHITTL